The following are encoded together in the Acidobacteriota bacterium genome:
- a CDS encoding chemotaxis protein CheW, whose amino-acid sequence MMAERVVAKGGSGYLVFSLGRDNYAIEVERVKEVIKAVGLTPLPRVRDIVAGVLLHRGVIIPILDLSKLFGVEDEVETGFNWYIVVKYYKEFVGLGVAEIVRVAPASDYRRKKGKKGSFAVRGVIAPPYPEAIVLDWDGVLNLAPEGLVS is encoded by the coding sequence ATGATGGCGGAAAGGGTGGTGGCAAAGGGCGGGAGTGGTTATCTCGTTTTCTCCTTAGGGAGGGATAATTACGCCATCGAAGTGGAGAGGGTGAAGGAGGTAATAAAGGCGGTGGGGCTCACCCCGCTCCCCCGGGTTCGGGATATAGTGGCTGGGGTCCTTCTCCATCGAGGCGTTATCATCCCAATTCTCGATCTTTCTAAGCTTTTTGGGGTAGAGGACGAAGTTGAGACTGGCTTTAATTGGTATATTGTTGTAAAATATTATAAAGAATTTGTGGGGTTGGGGGTAGCTGAGATCGTTAGGGTGGCGCCGGCTTCCGACTATAGGAGGAAAAAAGGGAAGAAGGGGTCCTTTGCGGTAAGGGGAGTGATTGCCCCTCCTTATCCGGAGGCGATCGTTCTGGATTGGGATGGGGTAT
- a CDS encoding chemotaxis protein CheW, whose amino-acid sequence QVLRRAREQGLVLPGEKLSRERTLSLIFEPGFSTRTRMTEISGMGIGMDVVKERIEELGGMVEVDTKKGSGTRVRVVIPVTLANFKVLLSQVDQFTFAFPLSAVVRGTRLNGSGMMRKKGGFHYPYQGREIPVFSLREELLRKKGEEGRFLVIIEEWGKRMGFLVDSLIGQREVVVRPLPSLLSQIPGIVGVAESGEERLALLLDLSFFAEKV is encoded by the coding sequence CAGGTGTTAAGGAGAGCGAGGGAGCAGGGGCTTGTCCTTCCAGGGGAGAAGTTGAGTCGCGAGCGCACCTTGAGCCTCATCTTCGAGCCCGGTTTCTCCACCAGAACGAGAATGACCGAGATCTCAGGAATGGGGATAGGGATGGATGTGGTGAAGGAGAGAATAGAGGAGCTTGGTGGGATGGTCGAGGTGGATACGAAGAAGGGTTCGGGAACCAGGGTGCGGGTGGTCATTCCGGTGACCTTAGCCAACTTCAAGGTTCTTCTCAGCCAGGTTGATCAATTTACCTTCGCCTTTCCCCTATCGGCGGTTGTCAGGGGAACGAGGTTAAACGGGAGCGGGATGATGAGGAAGAAGGGGGGGTTCCATTATCCGTATCAAGGGAGGGAGATACCAGTTTTTTCCTTAAGGGAGGAGTTATTAAGGAAGAAAGGAGAGGAGGGGAGATTCTTGGTAATCATCGAGGAGTGGGGGAAGAGGATGGGTTTTTTAGTCGATTCCTTAATTGGGCAGAGGGAGGTGGTAGTAAGGCCCCTCCCTTCGCTTCTTTCTCAGATTCCAGGGATAGTGGGGGTGGCGGAGTCGGGTGAGGAGAGATTGGCATTGCTCCTCGACCTTTCCTTTTTCGCCGAGAAGGTATGA